A single window of Drosophila suzukii chromosome 3, CBGP_Dsuzu_IsoJpt1.0, whole genome shotgun sequence DNA harbors:
- the Pop2 gene encoding CCR4-NOT transcription complex subunit 7 isoform X1: MPSAISGAAHGQVHIPSNEECGIRDVWKHNLEEEFRTIRKVVQKYHYVAMDTEFPGVVARPVGEFRSTADYHYQLLRCNVDLLRIIQLGLTFMDDDGKTPPGYSTWQFNFKFNLSEDMYAQDSIDLLQNSGIQFKKHEEDGIDPIEFAELLMSSGIVLVDNIKWLCFHSGYDFGYLLKLLTDQNLPSDEGDFFELLHIYFPNIFDIKYLMKSCKNLKGGLQEVADQLELRRVGPQHQAGSDALLTGMAFFKMREMFFEDNIDHAKYSGHLYGLGTSFIVNGTNFHESNGETNSAS; this comes from the exons ATGCCCTCGGCCATCAGTGGCGCGGCACATGGCCAAGTCCACATACCCAGCAACGAGGAGTGCGGCATCAGGGACGTGTGGAAGCATAACCTGGAGGAGGAGTTCCGCACAATCCGCAAGGTGGTGCAGAAGTACCACTATGTGGCCATGGACACCGAATTCCCGGGCGTGGTAGCTCGTCCTGTCGGCGAATTTCGCTCCACTGCGGACTACCACTACCAGTTGCTGCGCTGCAATGTCGACCTGCTGCGGATCATCCAATTGGGCCTGACCTTCATGGACGACGATGGCAAGACGCCGCCTGGCTACTCCACCTGGCAGTTCAACTTCAAGTTCAACCTGAG CGAGGATATGTATGCGCAGGACTCGATCGATCTGCTGCAGAACTCTGGCATTCAGTTCAAGAAGCACGAGGAGGACGGCATCGATCCCATTGAGTTCGCCGAGCTGCTAATGAGCTCCGGCATCGTTCTGGTGGACAACATTAAGTGGCTGTGCTTCCACTCCGGCTACGATTTCGGCTACCTTCTTAAGCTGCTCACCGATCAGAACCTGCCCTCGGACGAGGGAGACTTCTTCGAGCTGCTGCACATATACTTCCCCAATATCTTCGACATCAAATATCTGATGAAGTCGTGCAAGAACCTAAAGGGCGGTCTGCAGGAGGTTGCCGATCAACTTGAACTGCGGCGCGTGGGCCCCCAGCATCAGGCCGGTTCCGATGCCCTGCTCACGGGCATGGCTTTCTTCAAAATGCGTGAG ATGTTCTTCGAGGACAACATCGACCACGCCAAGTACTCCGGACACCTGtacggcctgggcacctcttTCATCGTAAATGGCACAAACTTCCACGAGAGCAACGGTGAGACGAACAGCGCCTCATGA
- the LOC108014665 gene encoding sodium-independent sulfate anion transporter isoform X2 has product MTLRDWGYRLLPGLKWLHGYTGQDAVADLIAGVTVGLTVLPQGLAYATLAGLQPQYGLYSAFVGGIIYAMLGSCRQVTIGPTALLALMTSRHTGFGLGSGPAYAILLCLISGIVELGMAVLKLGALVDLISLPVTVGFTSATAVIIGTSQLKGLLGLSGGSGSDFINTMRSVFGNLNNVRQGDFTLGLVSIIVLLLLRKLKDVKLDGRIRNLRTQQLISGSIWVIATGRNALVVLVTSALAYSTCEQMDSCPYILTGKVKSGLPNVSLPKFETTILDRNGTEIRQNFEQMLSELGPSMIILPIIAVLGNVAISKAFGGAGLSPTRELVALSISNICGAFCSSMPVTGSFSRSAVNHASGVRTPLGGCYTSILVLLALGLLAPYFQYIPKAALSAVIISAVIFMIEFEVIKPLWRCSRRELLPGAITFVMSLAVGVEIGLLLGVSSDVAFLVYRAARPVLSVSKLQTTNGINYILIRPKHSSLYFPAIEWVRSGISKALTTHGTAPVVLDCAHVHDFDFTAARGMGSLQKELAKANVPLFLMSADKDIGVILKESTNLDFPTIDCPDDLEYLLDQTCSSV; this is encoded by the exons ATGACCCTCAGGGACTGGGGATATCGCCTGCTGCCGGGTCTAAAGTGGCTGCACGGCTACACCGGCCAGGATGCAGTGGCGGATCTGATAGCCGGTGTGACAGTTGGACTCACGGTGCTGCCCCAAGGACTGGCCTATGCCACTTTAGCAGGACTACAGCCACAGTATGGCCTGTACTCGGCCTTCGTGGGCGGAATCATATACGCCATGCTGGGCAGTTGCCGGCAGGTGACCATTGGACCCACGGCTCTGCTCGCCCTGATGACCAGCCGGCACACGGGATTCGGATTGGGTTCTGGACCAGCTTACGCGATACTGTTGTGCCTCATCTCCGGTATCGTTGAGCTGGGAATGGCAGTGCTGAAGCTGGGCGCCCTGGTGGATCTAATATCACTGCCCGTTACCGTGGGATTCACCTCGGCCACCGCCGTCATCATTGGTACATCGCAGCTAAAGGGTTTGCTGGGTCTAAGTGGGGGATCAGGCTCTGATTTCATCAACACCATGCGTTCCGTGTTTGGAAATCTCAATAATGTACGGCAGGGCGATTTTACCCTGGGACTGGTTTCCATCATTGTTCTGCTGCTGCTAAGG AAACTCAAAGACGTGAAGCTGGACGGGCGAATCAGGAACTTGCGGACGCAGCAGCTAATAAGCGGGAGCATCTGGGTCATAGCCACCGGACGGAATGCTCTGGTAGTCCTGGTGACCAGTGCCCTGGCCTACAGCACCTGCGAGCAAATGGACAGCTGTCCGTACATCCTCACCGGAAAGGTCAAGAGCGGCCTACCCAACGTCTCGCTGCCCAAGTTTGAGACCACCATTCTGGACAGGAATGGCACCGAGATCAGACAGAACTTTGAACAGATG ctTTCGGAATTGGGTCCATCCATGATAATACTGCCCATTATTGCTGTGCTCGGCAATGTTGCTATTTCAAAGGCCTTCGGAGGAGCTGGACTGAGTCCCACACGGGAACTGGTTGCCCTATCCATAAGTAATATCTGTGGCGCCTTCTGCAGCTCCATGCCGGTGACAGGATCCTTCTCTCGGAGTGCTGTCAACCACGCGAGTGGAGTTAGGACTCCCCTTGGAGGATGCTACACGAGCATACTGGTTCTCCTGGCCCTGGGTCTATTGGCTCCTTACTTCCAGTACATCCCAAAGGCTGCCCTCAGTGCGGTGATCATTTCGGCGGTGATATTCATGATTGAGTTCGAGGTGATCAAACCGCTGTGGCGATGCAGTCGACGAGAACTGCTACCAGGTGCCATTACTTTTGTGATGAGCCTGGCGGTGGGCGTCGAGATTGGACTTCTGCTGGGCGTGAGTTCCGATGTGGCCTTCTTGGTTTACCGAGCCGCTCGACCCGTTCTAAGTGTCTCCAAACTGCAGACCACTAATGGGATCAACTACATTTTAATCCGTCCCAAGCACAGTTCACTGTACTTCCCGGCCATCGAATGGGTTCGCTCGGGAATCTCTAAGGCCCTGACCACGCACGGCACCGCTCCTGTGGTCCTGGATTGCGCTCATGTGCATG ATTTCGATTTCACGGCCGCTCGAGGAATGGGATCGCTGCAAAAAGAGCTCGCCAAGGCGAATGTGCCTTTATTCCTAATGAGTGCCGATAAGGACATTGGTGTTATCCTCAAGGAATCGACCAACCTTGATTTCCCCACGATAGACTGCCCCGATGATTTGGAATACCTGTTGGACCAAA CTTGTTCTTCTGTTTGA
- the Pop2 gene encoding CCR4-NOT transcription complex subunit 7 isoform X2 has product MKWTMPSAISGAAHGQVHIPSNEECGIRDVWKHNLEEEFRTIRKVVQKYHYVAMDTEFPGVVARPVGEFRSTADYHYQLLRCNVDLLRIIQLGLTFMDDDGKTPPGYSTWQFNFKFNLSEDMYAQDSIDLLQNSGIQFKKHEEDGIDPIEFAELLMSSGIVLVDNIKWLCFHSGYDFGYLLKLLTDQNLPSDEGDFFELLHIYFPNIFDIKYLMKSCKNLKGGLQEVADQLELRRVGPQHQAGSDALLTGMAFFKMREMFFEDNIDHAKYSGHLYGLGTSFIVNGTNFHESNGETNSAS; this is encoded by the exons ATGAAATGG ACAATGCCCTCGGCCATCAGTGGCGCGGCACATGGCCAAGTCCACATACCCAGCAACGAGGAGTGCGGCATCAGGGACGTGTGGAAGCATAACCTGGAGGAGGAGTTCCGCACAATCCGCAAGGTGGTGCAGAAGTACCACTATGTGGCCATGGACACCGAATTCCCGGGCGTGGTAGCTCGTCCTGTCGGCGAATTTCGCTCCACTGCGGACTACCACTACCAGTTGCTGCGCTGCAATGTCGACCTGCTGCGGATCATCCAATTGGGCCTGACCTTCATGGACGACGATGGCAAGACGCCGCCTGGCTACTCCACCTGGCAGTTCAACTTCAAGTTCAACCTGAG CGAGGATATGTATGCGCAGGACTCGATCGATCTGCTGCAGAACTCTGGCATTCAGTTCAAGAAGCACGAGGAGGACGGCATCGATCCCATTGAGTTCGCCGAGCTGCTAATGAGCTCCGGCATCGTTCTGGTGGACAACATTAAGTGGCTGTGCTTCCACTCCGGCTACGATTTCGGCTACCTTCTTAAGCTGCTCACCGATCAGAACCTGCCCTCGGACGAGGGAGACTTCTTCGAGCTGCTGCACATATACTTCCCCAATATCTTCGACATCAAATATCTGATGAAGTCGTGCAAGAACCTAAAGGGCGGTCTGCAGGAGGTTGCCGATCAACTTGAACTGCGGCGCGTGGGCCCCCAGCATCAGGCCGGTTCCGATGCCCTGCTCACGGGCATGGCTTTCTTCAAAATGCGTGAG ATGTTCTTCGAGGACAACATCGACCACGCCAAGTACTCCGGACACCTGtacggcctgggcacctcttTCATCGTAAATGGCACAAACTTCCACGAGAGCAACGGTGAGACGAACAGCGCCTCATGA
- the LOC108014665 gene encoding sodium-independent sulfate anion transporter isoform X1, whose translation MTLRDWGYRLLPGLKWLHGYTGQDAVADLIAGVTVGLTVLPQGLAYATLAGLQPQYGLYSAFVGGIIYAMLGSCRQVTIGPTALLALMTSRHTGFGLGSGPAYAILLCLISGIVELGMAVLKLGALVDLISLPVTVGFTSATAVIIGTSQLKGLLGLSGGSGSDFINTMRSVFGNLNNVRQGDFTLGLVSIIVLLLLRKLKDVKLDGRIRNLRTQQLISGSIWVIATGRNALVVLVTSALAYSTCEQMDSCPYILTGKVKSGLPNVSLPKFETTILDRNGTEIRQNFEQMLSELGPSMIILPIIAVLGNVAISKAFGGAGLSPTRELVALSISNICGAFCSSMPVTGSFSRSAVNHASGVRTPLGGCYTSILVLLALGLLAPYFQYIPKAALSAVIISAVIFMIEFEVIKPLWRCSRRELLPGAITFVMSLAVGVEIGLLLGVSSDVAFLVYRAARPVLSVSKLQTTNGINYILIRPKHSSLYFPAIEWVRSGISKALTTHGTAPVVLDCAHVHDFDFTAARGMGSLQKELAKANVPLFLMSADKDIGVILKESTNLDFPTIDCPDDLEYLLDQTPDYVLHLQISAPLVDSRLGHRDSGEPTELSKLNGKST comes from the exons ATGACCCTCAGGGACTGGGGATATCGCCTGCTGCCGGGTCTAAAGTGGCTGCACGGCTACACCGGCCAGGATGCAGTGGCGGATCTGATAGCCGGTGTGACAGTTGGACTCACGGTGCTGCCCCAAGGACTGGCCTATGCCACTTTAGCAGGACTACAGCCACAGTATGGCCTGTACTCGGCCTTCGTGGGCGGAATCATATACGCCATGCTGGGCAGTTGCCGGCAGGTGACCATTGGACCCACGGCTCTGCTCGCCCTGATGACCAGCCGGCACACGGGATTCGGATTGGGTTCTGGACCAGCTTACGCGATACTGTTGTGCCTCATCTCCGGTATCGTTGAGCTGGGAATGGCAGTGCTGAAGCTGGGCGCCCTGGTGGATCTAATATCACTGCCCGTTACCGTGGGATTCACCTCGGCCACCGCCGTCATCATTGGTACATCGCAGCTAAAGGGTTTGCTGGGTCTAAGTGGGGGATCAGGCTCTGATTTCATCAACACCATGCGTTCCGTGTTTGGAAATCTCAATAATGTACGGCAGGGCGATTTTACCCTGGGACTGGTTTCCATCATTGTTCTGCTGCTGCTAAGG AAACTCAAAGACGTGAAGCTGGACGGGCGAATCAGGAACTTGCGGACGCAGCAGCTAATAAGCGGGAGCATCTGGGTCATAGCCACCGGACGGAATGCTCTGGTAGTCCTGGTGACCAGTGCCCTGGCCTACAGCACCTGCGAGCAAATGGACAGCTGTCCGTACATCCTCACCGGAAAGGTCAAGAGCGGCCTACCCAACGTCTCGCTGCCCAAGTTTGAGACCACCATTCTGGACAGGAATGGCACCGAGATCAGACAGAACTTTGAACAGATG ctTTCGGAATTGGGTCCATCCATGATAATACTGCCCATTATTGCTGTGCTCGGCAATGTTGCTATTTCAAAGGCCTTCGGAGGAGCTGGACTGAGTCCCACACGGGAACTGGTTGCCCTATCCATAAGTAATATCTGTGGCGCCTTCTGCAGCTCCATGCCGGTGACAGGATCCTTCTCTCGGAGTGCTGTCAACCACGCGAGTGGAGTTAGGACTCCCCTTGGAGGATGCTACACGAGCATACTGGTTCTCCTGGCCCTGGGTCTATTGGCTCCTTACTTCCAGTACATCCCAAAGGCTGCCCTCAGTGCGGTGATCATTTCGGCGGTGATATTCATGATTGAGTTCGAGGTGATCAAACCGCTGTGGCGATGCAGTCGACGAGAACTGCTACCAGGTGCCATTACTTTTGTGATGAGCCTGGCGGTGGGCGTCGAGATTGGACTTCTGCTGGGCGTGAGTTCCGATGTGGCCTTCTTGGTTTACCGAGCCGCTCGACCCGTTCTAAGTGTCTCCAAACTGCAGACCACTAATGGGATCAACTACATTTTAATCCGTCCCAAGCACAGTTCACTGTACTTCCCGGCCATCGAATGGGTTCGCTCGGGAATCTCTAAGGCCCTGACCACGCACGGCACCGCTCCTGTGGTCCTGGATTGCGCTCATGTGCATG ATTTCGATTTCACGGCCGCTCGAGGAATGGGATCGCTGCAAAAAGAGCTCGCCAAGGCGAATGTGCCTTTATTCCTAATGAGTGCCGATAAGGACATTGGTGTTATCCTCAAGGAATCGACCAACCTTGATTTCCCCACGATAGACTGCCCCGATGATTTGGAATACCTGTTGGACCAAA CTCCCGACTATGTTCTGCATTTGCAGATCTCGGCACCGCTTGTCGATTCGCGTCTAGGACATCGCGATTCGGGAGAACCCACTGAACTGAGTAAACTTAATGGAAAATCCACTTAG